The following are encoded together in the Corticium candelabrum chromosome 1, ooCorCand1.1, whole genome shotgun sequence genome:
- the LOC134195117 gene encoding uncharacterized protein LOC134195117 produces the protein MGTAASLILVAGGISSVFLAWTFPPAAIYLGFGVTLGVVAATARGGVGVGTYFATAKMANAAQSLNELSEMLDGLSESAGTVLVIVRKLENWWNRTVRLLNVASTAIEHANTDYIDHVLEAMERVKEELIILQKAVSSAGNTLQRLKDDLKSCK, from the coding sequence ATGGGCACTGCTGCATCGCTAATATTAGTAGCTGGAGGAATTTCCAGTGTCTTTCTGGCTTGGACGTTTCCACCTGCTGCAATATATCTTGGTTTTGGTGTAACTCTCGGTGTAGTGGCAGCAACTGCAAGAGGAGGAGTTGGTGTTGGCACTTATTTTGCAACAGCAAAAATGGCAAACGCAGCACAATCCTTGAACGAGTTGAGTGAAATGTTGGATGGCTTGTCAGAGTCAGCTGGGACTGTGCTCGTGATCGTGAGAAAACTGGAAAATTGGTGGAATCGAACGGTACGATTACTGAATGTTGCTAGCACAGCCATTGAACACGCCAACACTGACTATATTGACCACGTTCTTGAAGCAATGGAACGCGTTAAGGAAGAACTAATCATTTTGCAGAAAGCGGTCTCATCTGCAGGCAATACGCTGCAAAGGCTCAAAGATGATCTAAAGTCATGTAAATAA
- the LOC134193799 gene encoding uncharacterized protein LOC134193799, producing MSRDLGTVRLMEEDSATIDELDELIVSPGVSFLLRRIVHLLEKANEIKEFENKTTRALAEAKELRLFSLTAVYAAAESAIELTIAVDQFTTWALAVDGIEQAKKAVQAGDCKRVKDFQLTTKMLVEQDKTLAMQKKM from the exons ATGTCAAG GGATTTAGGTACCGTGAGGCTTATGGAAGAAGATTCTGCAACTATTGATGAATTGGATGAACTCATAGTTTCACCAGGTGTTAGTTTCCTTCTAAGAAGAATAGTACATTTACTTGAGAAAGCAAACGAAATAAAAGAATTTGAAAACAAAACGACCCGTGCTCTTGCTGAAGCCAAAGAGTTACGACTATTTTCCTTGACTGCTGTGTATGCTGCAGCAGAATCGGCTATAGAGTTAACCATTGCGGTTGATCAGTTTACCACTTGGGCCCTAGCTGTAGATGGAATTGAACAAGCAAAGAAAGCAGTGCAAGCTGGTGATTGTAAAAGAGTTAAAGATTTCCAGCTTACCACTA AAATGCTGGTAGAGCAAGACAAGACACTTGCGATGCAGAAAAAGATGTAA
- the LOC134193858 gene encoding uncharacterized protein LOC134193858 — MPRLFQKEGSTRKIQTYNPAKKVKINAEKAKTNNWLWPTVGGLVIGGSVAMISLPVVGLIAAVAGAVGIATRTKETSERLARSAQILDDLATSASSALAKVMELNTSFDRVLRSIDIADMSLEQARAGRGTNDLLAALERIRTDSDLLYDAVHTAEFELNKIKTALRSYVDNRANASK; from the coding sequence ATGCCGCGACTCTTCCAGAAAGAGGGCAGCACAAGGAAAATACAAACGTACAATCCAGCGAAAAAAGTGAAGATAAATGCGGAGAAggctaaaacaaacaattggcTGTGGCCTACGGTTGGCGGTCTTGTGATAGGCGGCAGCGTTGCCATGATATCTCTACCGGTAGTCGGTCTGATTGCAGCAGTTGCAGGAGCAGTTGGTATTGCAACAAGAACAAAAGAAACATCAGAACGCTTGGCTAGGTCTGCTCAGATTTTGGATGATCTGGCGACGTCAGCTAGTTCTGCGCTTGCAAAAGTGATGGAGTTAAACACTAGTTTTGATAGAGTTTTGCGATCAATAGATATTGCCGACATGTCCTTGGAGCAGGCCAGAGCAGGTAGAGGCACCAACGATCTTCTCGCTGCATTGGAACGCATTAGAACGGATTCAGACTTGTTATATGACGCAGTCCACACTGCAGAGTTTGAGCTAAATAAGATCAAAACCGCTCTACGGTCGTATGTGGACAACAGAGCAAATGCAAGCAAATGA
- the LOC134187481 gene encoding DNA polymerase kappa-like isoform X2 produces the protein MSDCGKASSSCGLSRMELNDQKAGMEGLDKEKINQIILEASKGSKFYENERKKEKQTEERIKSLKERLSMLTDGDKKRTLKEVDKMIEEMEEMRDMSSTIVHVDMDMFYAAVEMRNNPSLRDKPVAVGGNSMLSTSNYIARRYGVRAAMPGFIGKKLCPSLVIVKPNYEEYRRVSRQVQDIIAEYDPKFSAASLDEAYLDLTDYLEERQKGCHHHRHKVCFKNLHCRVASTNHNDAVKTEECDNPDVTNNVEIDHHLATASTEASCYDEILEHEGQMECYESPCNSALFKKHPDSFFIDEESECLDFMFNDETENAVASNTEETGDNQETVELATGIQFEPKNKHVEGMKLDCKRGMKESQFGEYRNYQFGDSAVEVVEEIRWRIFEKTRLTASAGIACNTMLAKVCSDQNKPNGQFYLRPDRDEVIAFVRNLPVRKIVGVGKVTGQILNSIGIVTCQDLYDHRDILHLLFSSTSFQFFMHITLGLGSSSVDSGSYDRKSMSVERTFSEISRPSELYEKCQELSYDLANDLQDRGLKGHTVTIKLKLVSFEVCQRAASLPKAINDPEEIFEAAVSSLRTEIKACHPEPLRLRLMGVRMSNFEHLEKGQKTITSLIKHKQEYDEQKKDETSCFVCPVCLKPQDFPVSNLASVNSHVDLCLSGESAAGQEMKKQTKRKNSKILESSKKKSTLFSYWK, from the exons ATGAGTGACTGCGGAAAGGCAAGCTCCTCTTGTGGGCTTAGCAGAATGGAGCTCAATGATCAGAAGGCCGGAATGGAAGGCTTGGATAAAGAAAAGATCAACCAGATTATTCTCGAAGCGTCAAAGGGTTCAAAATTTTACGAGAacgaaagaaagaaagaaaagcagACAGAAGAGAGAATAAAGAGCTTGAAAGAGAGATTGAGTATGCTGACAGATGGAGACAAGAAACGAACATTGAAAGAAGTGGACAAAATGATTGAAGAGATGGAAGAGATGAGAGATATGAGCAGTACAATTGTTCATGTCGATATGGACATGTTCTATGCTGCTGTCGAGATGAGGAACAATCCTTCACTGAGGGACAAACCAGTAGCTGTTGGAGGAAACTCGATGCTG TCTACTTCCAACTACATTGCTCGTCGCTATGGAGTTCGTGCTGCAATGCCAGGTTTTATTGGCAAGAAACTTTGTCCAAGCCTTGTAATAGTCAAACCAAACTATGAGGAGTATCGCCGCGTTAGTCGTCAAGTACAAGACATCATTGCAGAATACGATCCCAAATTCTCAGCAGCAAGCTTAGACGAAGCTTATCTTGACCTCACAGACTATCTGGAAGAGAGACAGAAGGGATGTCATCACCACAGACACAAAGTttgttttaaaaatttacaCTGTCGTGTTGCAAGCACAAACCATAACGATGCAGTGAAGACAGAAGAGTGTGACAACCCAGACGTTACAAATAATGTAGAAATTGATCATCATCTGGCAACAGCTTCAACTGAAGCAAGTTGTTACGACGAGATCTTAGAACATGAAGGACAAATGGAATGTTATGAGTCGCCTTGCAATTCTGCTTTGTTTAAGAAGCATCCTGACAGCTTTTTTATCGACGAAGAATCAGAGTGTCTTGATTTCATGTTCAATGATGAAACTGAAAATGCTGTAGCAAGCAATACTGAAGAAACCGGTGATAATCAAGAAACGGTAGAGCTTGCCACTGGTATTCAATTTGAACCCAAAAATAAACATGTAGAGGGCATGAAGTTAGACTGTAAACGTGGGATGAAAGAGAGTCAATTTGGTGAATATAGGAATTATCAATTTGGAGATTCAGCTGTAGAGGTTGTTGAAGAGATTAGGTGGAGGATATTTGAGAAAACGAGGCTTACTGCCAGTGCTGGTATAGCATGCAACACAATGCTTGCAAAGGTATGTTCGGATCAAAACAAGCCAAATGGGCAGTTCTACTTGAGACCAGACAGAGACGAAGTAATCGCATTTGTGAGGAATCTTCCTGTTCGCAAG ATCGTTGGTGTGGGTAAAGTGACCGGTCAAATACTGAACTCAATAGGCATTGTCACGTGTCAAGACTTATACGATCATCGGGATATTTTGCATCTCTTGTTTTCGTCTAcatcatttcaattttttatgcACATCACTCTTGGACTTGGTTCATCATCAGTTGACAG TGGCAGTTATGATCGTAAAAGTATGAGTGTTGAAAG AACTTTTTCTGAAATCAGCCGACCATCTGAATTGTATGAGAAGTGTCAGGAGTTGTCATATGATCTGGCAAATGATCTGCAGGATAGAGGACTAAAG GGTCACACAGTTACAATAAAACTGAAACTTGTTTCATTTGAAGTTTGTCAAAGAGCTGCCTCTCTGCCTAAAGCCATCAACGATCCTGAAGAAATATTTGAGGCTGCAGTTTCATCTCTTAGGACAGAAATAAAAGCTTGTCATCCCGAACCACTGAGATTACGACTGATGG GTGTGAGGATGTCTAACTTTGAACATCTTGAGAAGGGTCAGAAGACCATTACAAGTTTGATTAAACATAAGCAGGAATATGATGAACAGAAGAAAGATGAG ACATCTTGCTTTGTCTGTCCTGTTTGCTTGAAGCCTCAAGATTTTCCAGTCTCCAATCTTGCATCAGTGAACAGTCATGTTGATCTGTGCCTGTCTGGTGAATCAGCAGCTGGACAAG aaatgaagaagcagaccaagagaaagaacagcaaGATATTGGAGAGTTCAAAAAAGAAATCAACACTCTTTTCCTATTGGAAATGA
- the LOC134187481 gene encoding DNA polymerase kappa-like isoform X1 → MSDCGKASSSCGLSRMELNDQKAGMEGLDKEKINQIILEASKGSKFYENERKKEKQTEERIKSLKERLSMLTDGDKKRTLKEVDKMIEEMEEMRDMSSTIVHVDMDMFYAAVEMRNNPSLRDKPVAVGGNSMLSTSNYIARRYGVRAAMPGFIGKKLCPSLVIVKPNYEEYRRVSRQVQDIIAEYDPKFSAASLDEAYLDLTDYLEERQKGCHHHRHKVCFKNLHCRVASTNHNDAVKTEECDNPDVTNNVEIDHHLATASTEASCYDEILEHEGQMECYESPCNSALFKKHPDSFFIDEESECLDFMFNDETENAVASNTEETGDNQETVELATGIQFEPKNKHVEGMKLDCKRGMKESQFGEYRNYQFGDSAVEVVEEIRWRIFEKTRLTASAGIACNTMLAKVCSDQNKPNGQFYLRPDRDEVIAFVRNLPVRKIVGVGKVTGQILNSIGIVTCQDLYDHRDILHLLFSSTSFQFFMHITLGLGSSSVDSGSYDRKSMSVESCKCRTFSEISRPSELYEKCQELSYDLANDLQDRGLKGHTVTIKLKLVSFEVCQRAASLPKAINDPEEIFEAAVSSLRTEIKACHPEPLRLRLMGVRMSNFEHLEKGQKTITSLIKHKQEYDEQKKDETSCFVCPVCLKPQDFPVSNLASVNSHVDLCLSGESAAGQEMKKQTKRKNSKILESSKKKSTLFSYWK, encoded by the exons ATGAGTGACTGCGGAAAGGCAAGCTCCTCTTGTGGGCTTAGCAGAATGGAGCTCAATGATCAGAAGGCCGGAATGGAAGGCTTGGATAAAGAAAAGATCAACCAGATTATTCTCGAAGCGTCAAAGGGTTCAAAATTTTACGAGAacgaaagaaagaaagaaaagcagACAGAAGAGAGAATAAAGAGCTTGAAAGAGAGATTGAGTATGCTGACAGATGGAGACAAGAAACGAACATTGAAAGAAGTGGACAAAATGATTGAAGAGATGGAAGAGATGAGAGATATGAGCAGTACAATTGTTCATGTCGATATGGACATGTTCTATGCTGCTGTCGAGATGAGGAACAATCCTTCACTGAGGGACAAACCAGTAGCTGTTGGAGGAAACTCGATGCTG TCTACTTCCAACTACATTGCTCGTCGCTATGGAGTTCGTGCTGCAATGCCAGGTTTTATTGGCAAGAAACTTTGTCCAAGCCTTGTAATAGTCAAACCAAACTATGAGGAGTATCGCCGCGTTAGTCGTCAAGTACAAGACATCATTGCAGAATACGATCCCAAATTCTCAGCAGCAAGCTTAGACGAAGCTTATCTTGACCTCACAGACTATCTGGAAGAGAGACAGAAGGGATGTCATCACCACAGACACAAAGTttgttttaaaaatttacaCTGTCGTGTTGCAAGCACAAACCATAACGATGCAGTGAAGACAGAAGAGTGTGACAACCCAGACGTTACAAATAATGTAGAAATTGATCATCATCTGGCAACAGCTTCAACTGAAGCAAGTTGTTACGACGAGATCTTAGAACATGAAGGACAAATGGAATGTTATGAGTCGCCTTGCAATTCTGCTTTGTTTAAGAAGCATCCTGACAGCTTTTTTATCGACGAAGAATCAGAGTGTCTTGATTTCATGTTCAATGATGAAACTGAAAATGCTGTAGCAAGCAATACTGAAGAAACCGGTGATAATCAAGAAACGGTAGAGCTTGCCACTGGTATTCAATTTGAACCCAAAAATAAACATGTAGAGGGCATGAAGTTAGACTGTAAACGTGGGATGAAAGAGAGTCAATTTGGTGAATATAGGAATTATCAATTTGGAGATTCAGCTGTAGAGGTTGTTGAAGAGATTAGGTGGAGGATATTTGAGAAAACGAGGCTTACTGCCAGTGCTGGTATAGCATGCAACACAATGCTTGCAAAGGTATGTTCGGATCAAAACAAGCCAAATGGGCAGTTCTACTTGAGACCAGACAGAGACGAAGTAATCGCATTTGTGAGGAATCTTCCTGTTCGCAAG ATCGTTGGTGTGGGTAAAGTGACCGGTCAAATACTGAACTCAATAGGCATTGTCACGTGTCAAGACTTATACGATCATCGGGATATTTTGCATCTCTTGTTTTCGTCTAcatcatttcaattttttatgcACATCACTCTTGGACTTGGTTCATCATCAGTTGACAG TGGCAGTTATGATCGTAAAAGTATGAGTGTTGAAAG TTGCAAATGCAGAACTTTTTCTGAAATCAGCCGACCATCTGAATTGTATGAGAAGTGTCAGGAGTTGTCATATGATCTGGCAAATGATCTGCAGGATAGAGGACTAAAG GGTCACACAGTTACAATAAAACTGAAACTTGTTTCATTTGAAGTTTGTCAAAGAGCTGCCTCTCTGCCTAAAGCCATCAACGATCCTGAAGAAATATTTGAGGCTGCAGTTTCATCTCTTAGGACAGAAATAAAAGCTTGTCATCCCGAACCACTGAGATTACGACTGATGG GTGTGAGGATGTCTAACTTTGAACATCTTGAGAAGGGTCAGAAGACCATTACAAGTTTGATTAAACATAAGCAGGAATATGATGAACAGAAGAAAGATGAG ACATCTTGCTTTGTCTGTCCTGTTTGCTTGAAGCCTCAAGATTTTCCAGTCTCCAATCTTGCATCAGTGAACAGTCATGTTGATCTGTGCCTGTCTGGTGAATCAGCAGCTGGACAAG aaatgaagaagcagaccaagagaaagaacagcaaGATATTGGAGAGTTCAAAAAAGAAATCAACACTCTTTTCCTATTGGAAATGA
- the LOC134191287 gene encoding uncharacterized protein LOC134191287, which produces MTSNYIKFAKTFLKEALDLNVSDTLKKCAQLILEIIKKLIGFADEAKNSTTKAKMPRKCCWDTVDIARDLAQDLACTVMQYADWGSSEERIMRVKSAVEAGDFRAFESFMDTLTTHLRQIKEIYESSSEAAQEAKTQACTAAENVEKEANKAKSERKFVQGVGGTASGLLIGGGVAGIIATAVFPPAGGAVAAALACSGAAASGGVATAVVTGLYAEELRKTAKQLETVGELLEYLSNTAATLFTIVRRLNSWVKKSARTMEIACTAARHAENGYPYDLIDAVELFHDQSGALRVDVCKANNELQQIKTRMKQKSR; this is translated from the coding sequence ATGACaagtaactatataaagtttgCAAAGACGTTCTTAAAGGAAGCACTAGATCTGAACGTATCTGACACTTTGAAGAAATGTGCTCAACTTATTCTTGAAATCATAAAGAAATTGATTGGTTTCGCTGATGAGGCAAAGAATAGTACGACTAAGGCAAAAATGCCTCGCAAGTGTTGCTGGGATACTGTGGACATTGCTAGAGACTTAGCGCAAGACCTAGCGTGTACAGTTATGCAGTATGCCGATTGGGGTAGTTCTGAAGAGAGGATTATGAGAGTAAAATCAGCAGTGGAAGCTGGTGATTTTAGGGCTTTCGAGTCATTCATGGATACACTGACTACGCATTTACGACAAATAAAGGAGATCTACGAATCGTCTAGTGAGGCTGCACAAGAAGCAAAGACGCAAGCGTGTACTGCAGCGGAAAATGTGGAGAAAGAAGCCAATAAGGCCAAAAGCGAAAGAAAGTTTGTCCAAGGTGTCGGTGGAACCGCATCTGGCCTATTGATTGGTGGTGGCGTCGCAGGTATCATTGCCACCGCGGTGTTTCCACCAGCTGGTGGAGCTGTGGCTGCAGCGTTGGCCTGTTCAGGAGCAGCAGCTTCCGGAGGAGTAGCAACTGCTGTTGTGACTGGTCTTTACGCAGAAGAACTAAgaaaaacagcaaaacaattGGAAACGGTGGGTGAACTGTTGGAATATCTGTCGAATACAGCTGCTACTCTTTTTACAATCGTGAGGAGATTGAACAGTTGGGTGAAAAAAAGTGCAAGGACAATGGAAATTGCTTGCACAGCAGCTAGACATGCCGAGAATGGTTACCCCTACGACCTCATCGATGCAGTGGAACTGTTTCATGATCAGTCAGGCGCGCTACGGGTTGATGTTTGCAAAGCTAACAATGAGTTGCAACAGATCAAGACCCGCATGAAGCAGAAGTCTAGGTGA
- the LOC134185709 gene encoding uncharacterized protein LOC134185709, with the protein MEKAAQFAGILLKGAASPEALVAKYAEKFLDGAIKLNEFIDEARNAWADSKEIGNYSWDAVRSAVECALDFINVVKQFASWGHSADRIERVKSALKAGDFKAIDSFMDTLDTHVEQTNERYKLFQKNADKAIEETYNAAKDVEKKATKAKSRKRIVRGVGGTASSLLLAGGITGTVLTVLFPPAGIPLLVVAAVGTGIAATGGVATAVGTGIAAANIKKTAKQMTELARMLNDLSTSAGCLLENVQEAKTWLHQCLNTMAVTRTAYEHAKKGYTPDTIDAVERFRMESQTLHSAASVAGDVLTKLKQDLKSHMHCSPRASSDKK; encoded by the coding sequence ATGGAAAAAGCTGCGCAGTTTGCGGGAATCCTCCTTAAAGGAGCAGCATCTCCAGAAGCTCTTGTTGCAAAATATGCTGAAAAGTTTCTTGACGGTGCAATAAAGCTGAACGAATTTATAGATGAGGCAAGAAATGCTTGGGCTGACTCTAAGGAGATAGGCAATTATTCGTGGGATGCTGTGCGCAGTGCCGTAGAATGTGCGCTAGATTTCATCAATGTAGTTAAACAGTTTGCCAGTTGGGGTCATTCTGCTGACAGGATTGAGAGGGTGAAGTCGGCACTGAAAGCTGGAGATTTTAAAGCTATCGATTCCTTTATGGATACACTCGATACACATGTggaacaaacaaacgaacgcTATAAATTGTTTCAAAAGAATGCTGATAAAGCAATAGAAGAAACGTACAATGCAGCGAAAGACGTGGAGAAGAAAGCCACCAAAGCCAAGAGCCGCAAAAGAATTGTGCGGGGTGTAGGTGGGACTGCATCTTCACTCTTACTAGCTGGCGGCATTACCGGTACCGTCCTCACCGTGCTGTTTCCACCCGCAGGAATACCTTTGCTTGTCGTAGCGGCTGTCGGTACAGGAATAGCAGCTACAGGAGGAGTAGCAACTGCTGTTGGTACGGGCATTGCAGCAGCAAACATAaaaaaaacagcaaaacagaTGACAGAGTTGGCTCGGATGCTGAATGATCTGTCAACGTCAGCCGGCTGTTTGCTTGAGAACGTGCAAGAAGCGAAGACTTGGTTACATCAATGTTTGAATACAATGGCTGTTACTCGCACGGCCTATGAGCACGCCAAGAAGGGTTATACCCCCGACACCATAGATGCAGTGGAACGTTTTAGAATGGAATCACAGACGTTACACAGTGCAGCCAGCGTTGCAGGTGACGTACTGACAAAGCTCAAACAAGATCTGAAGTCACATATGCACTGCAGTCCTCGTGCATCCAGCGACAAAAAATAA